The Leptospira selangorensis genome segment ATCTGTCTTTTAGTGAAAAACCTGATACTTTTTCGAAGAAAAAATCAGAGATATTTTTTCAAAGCTTCAGGAAACTCTACCGTTCCATCTTCTTTTTGATACGTTTCTATAACGGCCGCCAAAGTTCTGCCTATGGCCAAACCGGAACCGTTTAGAGTATGAACCAATTGGTTTTTGCCGTCTTTAGACTTGTAGCGGATCTTACCACGTCTTGCTTGAAAATCTTTAAAGTTTGAAACGGAAGAAATTTCCATCCAACGATTTAAACCTGGCATCCAAACTTCCAAATCATACGTCTTGGAAGAAGCAGCTGAAATATCCCCGCTGCATAATAACATCACTCTGTATCGAATGCCCAATTTTTTTAGGATATTCTCCGCGTGAGAAAGCATCTTCTTATGCTCTTCTTCAGAATCTTCGGGACGAGCAAATTTCACAAGTTCTACTTTTTGGAATTGGTGAACTCGAACCAGACCCCTAGTATCTTTTCCATAAGAACCTGCTTCCCTTCTGAAGCAAGAGGTATGAGCAGTAATAGAAATAGGTAGAGAAGCTTCCGGAATGATCTCGTCCCTGTATAAATTCGTTAAAGGAACTTCTGCAGTAGGGATTAGATTGAGCTCATCTCTCTCTAATCTATAGTATTCATCCTTAAATTTAGGATATTGTCCTGTCGTAGTCATACATTCATCGTTTACCATTACTGGTACCCAAACTTCCGTATAACCGTGCTCAGTGGTATGAGTTTCCAACATTAAGTTCGCAAGTGCCCTTTCTAATTTAGCTCCTAGGCCGAAATAAGTGTAAGCTCTTGCACCGGCGAGTTTCGTTCCCTTCTCAAAATTAAACCAACCTAAGACCTCTCCCAATTCGAAATGAGGTTTAGGAGTAAATTTATAGTCTCGAACTTCTCCTACTTCGTACAAAACTTTATTATCGTGTTCGTTTTTACCTACAGGAACGTCTTTATCTAGGATATTAGGAAGACCTAAATTGATTTCTAGAAGTTTAGATTCGAAAGATTCAAGATCATCTTCTATCTTTTTGATCTTATCTCCGATCTCTTTTACTGCGGCAGAAGCAGCAGCAATATCTCCGCCAGCTTGTTTTACTTTTCCGATCTCTTTACTTGCTTTATTTCTTTCTTCACGGAATACATCCGCTTCTTTTTGAAGGGTTTTTCGCTTGTGAATAATATCAGCAAGCTGGTCCAGAACAGCGAGATCTTTAAATCCCCTTAATTCTAGATTGGATTTTAATTCTTCAGTGTTATCGGTGATATATTTCAGATCAATCATGATGATACGCCTTTCTTTGCGTCAATTTTATGGAGTTATTATACAAAGTTTTTTCTACTTCTGAGTTGGATTCTTTTCTAAGTGAGAACATCTTTTCTAAAACGAATTTAGTATAAGAAGGTTCGTTTCTTTTTCCACGAAAAGGTGGAGGAGCAAGGAACGGTGCATCCGTTTCTATAAGCATACTTTCTAAAGGAAGTTTTTCAGCGGCCTCTTGGATATCTCTTGCATTCTTGAAAGCAACGATTCCGGAAAAAGAAATATAATATCCTAGATCCACTAACTTCTTCGCTGTTGGATAATCATAAGTAAAACAATGGATCACTCCAAATGCTTTGTCTCTATGTTCTTTTAGAATAGAAACAGTATCTTCTGCCGCATCTCTGGAATGGATCACTACCGGAAGAGAATACTGCCCGGAAGCTTCTAAGAAAGAATGTAACACATCCGCCTGATAAGCCTTAGTCGAAGCATCGTGATAATAATCCAATCCGATCTCTCCGATCGCAGATAACTTTTTATCCGTCACGTTTTCTTTGACTAATGTCAAAATTTCTTCTTTTTTAGGGAATTCATGAGTTTCAGTTGGATGGCAACCGATCGAATAAAATATTTCTATCTCTTCATCTGAAAATTTTTCAGATAAACCTTTCGCTCTAATTGAACTCTCAAGGTCGATACCGATCTGGACGATCTTTTTTATACCTGATTCTTTTGCTTTTTTTAAAGATTCTGCAATATCCTGCCCTTGCTCTTGTATTATATCTAAGTGGCAGTGAGTGTCGATAATTGAGTACATGTGAAAACGGCTTTTAAAAGGCAGTTTTCGCGATTTGTATTGACTGAAAAGAGAATTTTTTAGAATCCTTACAGCATAACGACGGAACGGGGAAACTCGTTGGTTTGGGACATAATAGCTTGAATCTTAAATCCTATCTTGCATTACTTTATTATAGGCTCAGATATAAATACCAAGATCTGAAGCTTAAGCTTGATATCAAAATAGCAAATTGGAATAAGAAGGGTAAAGAACGTCTCACCGTCATGGTGATTCCTCACTCCGAACAAAAGACGATCAACTTTCATATCTCTTATAGAGCGATCACTATCTTCATAGGGACAATTTTGGTCCTTCTTCTTATCAGTTCTATTAACGTTCTCAGTCATTCAGGATCTATTCACCAGCTTACAGAGTTGAACTTATCCAACCAAGACTTCATTCGTCAGTCCGCAAAAATGAAAGAAGAGATCAACGGTCTTCACGAACACGTTGAGTACTATCATAATCATGTGGGTGCTCTTTACGGAAGATTGACCGGTGATAATTCCAAAGTCGCAAAGGGAATTGGCGGAGCTGAAAAACTTTCTCTGGGTTCCGATAAAAACTTAGCACCGGGTGCAGAAGTTTTCCGACTGAAAGAAGATGTTCATAATCTCAAAGTAGCGAACGAACTTACCCAAGAAATCATTAGTATATTAAAAAAACGTAAAAGTCTGATCCGTCAAACCCCGTCCATTTGGCCGGTAAAAGGATATGTTCTTTATCCTTATGGAGAATATCTAAATCCTGTTACTGCTCGAAGAGACTTTAACAACGGATTAGATATTGGAGCTTTCGCAGGATCCGAAGTAGTTGCAACTGCTCCAGGAACTGTTTACGAGATTGGATACACTCGTAACACCGGATACTTTGTAAAAGTAGCTCACAAGTTCGGTTGGAAAACGATTTACTCTAATCTGGATCGTGTAAAAGTGAAAGCGAACCAGCAAATTTCCAAAAACGAAGTATTAGGCTTCGTTGGAAAATCGGAAAACAGTCCTCAGTACAGTCTTCATTATGAAATTCATGTGGGTACCAGAGCGATCGATCCTTTTGCATTCTTGAACCAGATCCAAGACTGATGGCCCATACAGAAGAGCAATTAGCAGTAAATAGCATCATCGGCGAAGGCGCCGAATTCAGCGGAGACTTCAAACTTTCCGGACTTCTACGTATTGACGGTATTTTTAGGGGAACCATAAAAACCGACGGAAAAGTCCTAATCGGAAAGACCGGAATCGTCGATACGGATATTAAAGCTCGTATTGTCGTCGCCGGCGGTGAAATTAATGGGAATATATTCGCGTCGGAACGAGTGACTCTACTCGCAAGCTGCCGTATGAAAGGTGATATCATCACTCCGAAGGTAGTTATGGAAGAGGGAGTACAATTCGAGGGAAATTGTAAGATTAACCCGACCACGCATTGAAGATCCAATCTCAACAAAAAGACCCTCGCACAGAATCACGTAAAAAAAGAGACTTCGGTCTTTCTCTAAATGCATCTATATACCAACCTGTTCCCAGTTCAGTATCCGATTCCCAGATACCTGATTCTAAAAGTGAATTTTTTGATTTAGTAGAACATCTACTTCCCTATAACCAAGAAAGAACAAGAGATCTAAATTCGTTACTGAGAGATCTTCCCGATGCTGAGAGGAATTTTTTAAAATCTCCTACTTACGCAAATCTAGAAGTTTATAAAAGGATCGTTCAAGGTATCTTGAAAGAAGTTCTAGATAGAAATACAAGTTTAGAAACTTTGCGCACTAGAGCAAGAGGTGGATCGGAGAAGGTCTATCAAGTCGTTCAGATTGTAGATGACAAGATCCAAACTCTAGCGGACTTTATCGTTCATCCTGAAAATTCAACTTTTGATCTAATGAAAAGAATGGAAGATATACGTGGTCTGTTGGTAGACCTAATGAATTAAGATCAAACCTTAGATCCTAAATTCTTGAACACTTCCGGAAGTTTTGCAGGCTTTCTAGATTCTAAAGACAAAAACGCCCAAGTTAACTCGCCATTACAAACTAAAGTATCATCTGATACTTTTCTAACCTGAATATTCCAAAGAATACTAGCAGGTTTAATCTCCCCAGCTTTTACATAAATTTTCAGTTCTTCGTCAAACCTGGCTGGCGATTTGTATTCGATTAGAGAGCGAGTGACTACAAAGTCCAGGCCACTCTTCTCTAATTCACCCTTATAATCGTACTTTAGAAATCTCATGTACTCATTCAAAGCCGTATCGAAATAAGTAAGATAATGAGCGTTGAATACTACCGCTTGTGCATCGATCTCGGAATAGCGTACTCTTAGAGTATAATAGAATTCCGAATCGTTTGTGCTCATGGATTATTTTTGATAACTAATATTATTCAAGGAACTATAAGCCTAAAGCATCTAAAACTTTCTGTAATGCATCCAAACTAGGATAATTAATACTAAGTTTTCCTTTTCCGGAAGAAGAGTTATGAGCTATATCCACTTTCATAGAATACTTTTTGCGAAACTTGTTTTCAAGTTCTACAATATCTACTTCTTTACGTTTGGATTTTTTCTTTTCTCTAACCGGGGCTTCCTCAGTAAGATTCGCAACGATGTCTTCTACCTGACGAACGGTCAGACCTTTTTCGGCAATTTGATAAGCAAGTTGTTCCGATTTTTTACGATCTGCAATAGATAGAAGAGGTCTTGCATGACCTTCTGATATTCTACCGTTCTTTACCAGATCCATAACTGAATCAGGCAATTGTAAAAGACGGATCAAGTTGGAAACGGTTGCTCTGTTCTTACCGACACGAGATGCAATATCGGTAATCTTTAATCCGGATTTTTCAGAAAGAGTTTTGTAAGCTAAAGCTTCTTCGATCGGATTTAGATTTTCTCTTTGGATATTTTCGATAAGAGCCATTTCCAATGTTTGTTGTACATTTGCTTTTTTGACTACTACCGGGATTTTTATAAATCCTGCAATTTTACATGCACGGTATCTTCTTTCTCCAGAGATAATCTCATATCCGGAACCTGTATCCTTGACTACGATCGGTTGGATAACTCCATGAGCCTTGATAGTCTCTGCAAGTTCGCGCAAAGATTCTTCATTAAAAGTTCTTCTTGGTTGATCAGGATTCGGACGGATCTCGGAAAGTTTTACTTCTTTGAGTGAACCTTCTCCACCTGCTTCCTTGAAAGATTTTTCCTCCGAAACGGGAATTAAATTCCCGAGTCCCCTTCCTAATGCTTTCGGTTTTGCGCTAGCACTCATTAATTTTTACCGGCTACTTCTAGTGCTAGACTTCTGTAACTTTGGGCACCGATCCCATCCGGATCATAAGAAAGGATGGACTTACCGAAAGATGGAGCTTCCGAAAGTTTGATGTTTCTCGGGATTACAGTAGTATATACTTTTTCTTTAAAATAAGACTTAACATCTTCTGCCACTTGTTGAGCAAGATTGGTTCTCTTATCGAACATAGTAAGCAACACACCTTCAAGTTCTAGAGAAGGATTCAATTTTTCCTGAACCAAAGAAATGATCTTCATAAGCTGAGTTAACCCTTCCAAAGCGAAGTATTCAGTTTGAAGAGTGATCATTACACTATCCGCTGCAGACAATGCGTTAATAGTAAGTACACCTAGAGAAGGAGGACAATCGATCAGTATATAATCATATTCTGTTCTTAAATGTCCGATAGCATCTTTGAGGCGATATTCACGATTCTCTTCTCCCAATAAGTCAGCTTCTGCACCTGACAAATTGATATTAGAAGGAATGATATGAAGATTTTCGATATCAGTTCTTTTGATACATTCTGCTGCGGAAGATTCTCCGATCAAAAGTTCATAAGAAGTATTTTGGAGAGTATTGATCTCGAATCCTAAACCGGATCCCGAGTTGCCTTGTGGATCAAAATCTACGATTAAAACTTTTTTGCCAATCGCAGCTAGATTTGCTGCAAGATTGATGGAGGTTGTAGTCTTGCCTACTCCGCCTTTTTGATTACTGATGGATACGATCTTTCCCATAGAATTCTTTGCTCTCCTTCTCGAGGAGCTTCCAAGCTCTAGGAATACCTTGCCTTGCCGATCCGACCTTTTTCAAGACTTTAATATGTCGCATGCCTAAAAATTCAAGTTCGGGTAAAAATACGGTTTTAATAACTTCGAAACCACTATCAGTTAAGATCTTCTTTTCAATCTTTGCATCAAACTCGTCTTTCCCAATAAACGGGACATAATATCCTTCTTTTATAATACATCTACTTAGGACTTCTGCACTCCAAGGATAGGGCACAAATCCCCTAGAAACACCCAAATTCCAGTCAGTTTTCCAGTCCTCCGCCCTTGCAAAAAGGAATTCCACACCTGAGATTTTGTTTTCTTTCACAAACGTTTCTGTATGAGAAAGTTTTCTTCTTTGTGAATCTAATAGAACTAGCTTAGGCCTTTCCTTTTCTACTAAACAACGAAAGAAGAAGCCTGGTATACCCGGACCTGTCCCTGCATCTCCCACCTTCATCTTGTTAAACGATCCAAGTGTATTACAGAGCTTATAAATATGAAAGATTGATTCGAGAACATGGCGATCTAAGATCTCGTTTGTATCTCTTTTGGAAAAGAATCCACCTGCTTGGTTCTTTTCTTTTAGGAAGGCTAAAAATAAAGAGACAAGTTCCCAATCAAATAAGGGAAGAATCTGCTCTGCGTCTTTTGGGAATCTATATTTTACCGCGGCTTGGATTCCATCCGGATCATGATTGAATTCCGGATGGCTTGTCTCTGTTTCTGTCATTCTACTTTGCGACTTG includes the following:
- the serS gene encoding serine--tRNA ligase; the protein is MIDLKYITDNTEELKSNLELRGFKDLAVLDQLADIIHKRKTLQKEADVFREERNKASKEIGKVKQAGGDIAAASAAVKEIGDKIKKIEDDLESFESKLLEINLGLPNILDKDVPVGKNEHDNKVLYEVGEVRDYKFTPKPHFELGEVLGWFNFEKGTKLAGARAYTYFGLGAKLERALANLMLETHTTEHGYTEVWVPVMVNDECMTTTGQYPKFKDEYYRLERDELNLIPTAEVPLTNLYRDEIIPEASLPISITAHTSCFRREAGSYGKDTRGLVRVHQFQKVELVKFARPEDSEEEHKKMLSHAENILKKLGIRYRVMLLCSGDISAASSKTYDLEVWMPGLNRWMEISSVSNFKDFQARRGKIRYKSKDGKNQLVHTLNGSGLAIGRTLAAVIETYQKEDGTVEFPEALKKYL
- a CDS encoding TatD family hydrolase is translated as MYSIIDTHCHLDIIQEQGQDIAESLKKAKESGIKKIVQIGIDLESSIRAKGLSEKFSDEEIEIFYSIGCHPTETHEFPKKEEILTLVKENVTDKKLSAIGEIGLDYYHDASTKAYQADVLHSFLEASGQYSLPVVIHSRDAAEDTVSILKEHRDKAFGVIHCFTYDYPTAKKLVDLGYYISFSGIVAFKNARDIQEAAEKLPLESMLIETDAPFLAPPPFRGKRNEPSYTKFVLEKMFSLRKESNSEVEKTLYNNSIKLTQRKAYHHD
- a CDS encoding M23 family metallopeptidase: MNLKSYLALLYYRLRYKYQDLKLKLDIKIANWNKKGKERLTVMVIPHSEQKTINFHISYRAITIFIGTILVLLLISSINVLSHSGSIHQLTELNLSNQDFIRQSAKMKEEINGLHEHVEYYHNHVGALYGRLTGDNSKVAKGIGGAEKLSLGSDKNLAPGAEVFRLKEDVHNLKVANELTQEIISILKKRKSLIRQTPSIWPVKGYVLYPYGEYLNPVTARRDFNNGLDIGAFAGSEVVATAPGTVYEIGYTRNTGYFVKVAHKFGWKTIYSNLDRVKVKANQQISKNEVLGFVGKSENSPQYSLHYEIHVGTRAIDPFAFLNQIQD
- a CDS encoding bactofilin family protein translates to MAHTEEQLAVNSIIGEGAEFSGDFKLSGLLRIDGIFRGTIKTDGKVLIGKTGIVDTDIKARIVVAGGEINGNIFASERVTLLASCRMKGDIITPKVVMEEGVQFEGNCKINPTTH
- a CDS encoding YaaR family protein — protein: MKIQSQQKDPRTESRKKRDFGLSLNASIYQPVPSSVSDSQIPDSKSEFFDLVEHLLPYNQERTRDLNSLLRDLPDAERNFLKSPTYANLEVYKRIVQGILKEVLDRNTSLETLRTRARGGSEKVYQVVQIVDDKIQTLADFIVHPENSTFDLMKRMEDIRGLLVDLMN
- a CDS encoding acyl-CoA thioesterase; translation: MSTNDSEFYYTLRVRYSEIDAQAVVFNAHYLTYFDTALNEYMRFLKYDYKGELEKSGLDFVVTRSLIEYKSPARFDEELKIYVKAGEIKPASILWNIQVRKVSDDTLVCNGELTWAFLSLESRKPAKLPEVFKNLGSKV
- a CDS encoding ParB/RepB/Spo0J family partition protein, which gives rise to MSASAKPKALGRGLGNLIPVSEEKSFKEAGGEGSLKEVKLSEIRPNPDQPRRTFNEESLRELAETIKAHGVIQPIVVKDTGSGYEIISGERRYRACKIAGFIKIPVVVKKANVQQTLEMALIENIQRENLNPIEEALAYKTLSEKSGLKITDIASRVGKNRATVSNLIRLLQLPDSVMDLVKNGRISEGHARPLLSIADRKKSEQLAYQIAEKGLTVRQVEDIVANLTEEAPVREKKKSKRKEVDIVELENKFRKKYSMKVDIAHNSSSGKGKLSINYPSLDALQKVLDALGL
- a CDS encoding ParA family protein; translation: MGKIVSISNQKGGVGKTTTSINLAANLAAIGKKVLIVDFDPQGNSGSGLGFEINTLQNTSYELLIGESSAAECIKRTDIENLHIIPSNINLSGAEADLLGEENREYRLKDAIGHLRTEYDYILIDCPPSLGVLTINALSAADSVMITLQTEYFALEGLTQLMKIISLVQEKLNPSLELEGVLLTMFDKRTNLAQQVAEDVKSYFKEKVYTTVIPRNIKLSEAPSFGKSILSYDPDGIGAQSYRSLALEVAGKN
- a CDS encoding RsmG family class I SAM-dependent methyltransferase; translation: MTETETSHPEFNHDPDGIQAAVKYRFPKDAEQILPLFDWELVSLFLAFLKEKNQAGGFFSKRDTNEILDRHVLESIFHIYKLCNTLGSFNKMKVGDAGTGPGIPGFFFRCLVEKERPKLVLLDSQRRKLSHTETFVKENKISGVEFLFARAEDWKTDWNLGVSRGFVPYPWSAEVLSRCIIKEGYYVPFIGKDEFDAKIEKKILTDSGFEVIKTVFLPELEFLGMRHIKVLKKVGSARQGIPRAWKLLEKESKEFYGKDRIHQ